The following DNA comes from Hyalangium minutum.
CGCGGGCCTTGGCGAGACGGCGGCTTCCGCCTCCCCCACCGCTTCCCCTCCTTCCTCCTCCCAGCCCGTGGCCGCGGACACGCTTCCCGAGCCCTACGAGGGACAGACTCAGCCCGACAAGAAGGGCCGATGCCCCCATCCCCGGCAGGTCGTTCTCAACGGAGTCTGCTGGTCACGCATAGGCGTCAACCGGGAAGAGTGCGACGCGTCCACGGGCCACATGTACCAGGGCGCCTGCTACGTGCCGATCTTCGCCCCCGGCGCCCAGCGTCCCAACACCTCTGGCGCGAAGCCGCCCCGGTGATTGAGAGGGGTTGGGTCCTCCCAGAACGCCGCCCCCGTTCTCAGAAGGCAGCGTCTTGCATGGCTCTGCGCAGTCCTCCCGGCCCTGTCGCTGCCGCCAGCCTCCGCGGGATCAGGTAGCTCAGCTCGCCTCCATACGAGGTGCCTATCAGTGCCAGGCGCGGTAGGCCCACAGGCCGCAAGGTGATACACTCCTGGGTGCGGTCCAGAAGCTTCGTCTCGTCGAGGAAGGACCTGTGGGGATGATCGGTATCCCTCGAATCACCAAGCTCTCGCTGGAGCAGCGCGCTCCGCGAGCCCTCGTGATGCAGCTGATTCTGTCAGCCCTCCTGCTGGCCGCAGCGCCCTATGCCGCATCCATGGAGCCATTCCAACGCATCTTCATCGACGGCTCTTACGACGCGCCTCACTCTCAGGATCCGTTGTTCCTGGCGAAGGCCGGGCTCGTCGCTGGCGGTCTGCTGATCCCGGTTGTCTCTGTCCTGTTGACCGTCACCTCATGGAGGCGGTGGACGACGCACCCGGGTCCTGCGCTGCTTCAGTCGGCGCTGCTGCTCCTCACATTCGTCGTGGGGTGGCGGAACTATCCCTATTGGGCGACTGGCGTGTACCGGGCCTACTCGAGTTCCCCTCCAGGTTGTGCCGGGTGATGCCATCGAACAGGGTCGCCAGAGACGTATGCGGCGTTCAGACGGCCGGCCGTGCTGATGAACTTCGGGCGGCCTGCCCCGGTACGTGGAGCGGGACTTCGCCAAGTACCTGGAATGCGGAGTGCTGGCGCACGGCTTCGCGCGAGTGCGCTGCGAGAGTTGCAAGGACGAGCTGCTCGTCGCCTTCTCGTGCAAGGACCGAGGGTTTGCTGTCACGCTGGGAGCGCAAGAATGCTGGACGCTCTGCCGGAGGCAATCAGAGCCTTCCTCAGGGGCACCCTGAGGAACTGGCTGGACCTGGGCACTCGGCTGAAAATCGACTTGACGTAGGGGGCGCTGCGAAGCGCTTCACGCACATCGAGTGAAGCATCTCACAGCGCCCGCGCTGTACTTTCACCAGACTGCTTTCCCCAGGGAGCCATTGAGGTTCTCTATGAGCTTTACCTGGGAGCACACATGTCAGATTTCTATAGAAAAGAAAGCGAGACGGTCTTCAATGAACGTTTCAAGACGTTGAATTCTCGGCAGGGCTCGGTAGGGCTGAACGGTCATCTCATCTTCCAGGCCAAGAATTATACCGGGGAGAAAGTATTCACCGTAACCACCGCGAAAGGTGTCACGGGCAGCATTAGATTGAAATGCACGGTTGTCGACGGCCCCATGCTGCGAATTGTGCGGTGCGACAATTCGAATACGCTTGTATTCGAAGGAGACGAAGTGGATGTAGCGGCAATCCTCAACCCTAAGAGCAAATTGAGAGGGACTCTCAAGTATGAGGCCATCGCGAAAATCTGCAAAGATCACGCGACAAGCTCGGCCCATTCCCCACTGATTTCAGGGTGCAAGACAAACAACTTCAGCCAAAACACAAGATACCCGGGGCGCAAGTTGCACCTCGTCTTGAAAGTAAGGACGCCTTTCTCAAACCCTCACGTCTCGGGAAATGAAAGAGAGTATTTTCTGATAGGGCAAGTGCACGATACGGACTGCAAACAGATTGAGTACTTGGGCAGGACGATGAAGGTCAAGAATACGATTAAGGGAAAAACTGTAGAGAGGATCGTCGACGAGAAGAAAAACATACCGGTGGAACCTGTAAGACATTTCCTCCCTCAGCCGAGCGATGTGCGGGAGGGTTCACCGTTTAGACCACTTTTCGGGCGTCGCGATTTGCATCTGGACCGACGGTGAGATGTCTTGAGAGGGTTGTGGTTGGGTCAGCAGGCAAGGCTCGCCCCCCTCCTGGAGACGATCCGCAGGAAACGCGGCGTAGCGATCGCGGCGACAGAGATCGTCTGGTGCCGAAATGTAGGAGCCCGCAGCCCCTGTGGCGCGGGCGGCGGGCTTCTCGGACGATCTTCACACCGCGCCAGTTTTCGTCCCACCCCGCTTCTCACACCGCCGCGGTGGCATGCCCGCGCTTCCTCGCGTTTCGCGATCGGAATCCCGCGTTTCTGGAGGTTCGTTCCCACCTTGCGGTTCCGGCCCCCTGCTCAGTAGCTTCAGGCTCCAAGTCAACGGAGGTTCACCGAGATGCCAAGACTTGGACTGAAGTGGATGCCTGTAGGACTGCTCCTGGGAAGTGCGGCGGCCAGCGTTGGCTGCGGCGGCCCCCCGCCAGACGCTGTCGCCACGGAGGTGAGTGAGCCGGGTGAGGCCCCCCTTGAGCGAAGCGCGTTCAGCACGTGCACCTACTCGATTTGGGGCTGGGGCCTGAAGGTTCTGAGAGATCAGCGAACCAATATCATCAACTACGAGGGAGATCTGGAGCTCCAGGTGCGCTACCACGCCAACGGAGTCTCGTTGCCCAGATACCCGGAACCCTCGGAGGGCGTCTCCTATTACAAGGTTGCGTACCCAGAGCATTACAACCGCCCTGGCCACATCACCGACGTCGTCTCTTCTGTCGAGGCCCCCGTCACCATCACTCTCACTGCCGAAGTTTGGGAGATTGAGAACGGGCTTCAAGGAGGGACGGATTACGGCACTGCATCGATCCCCTTGACGTTGAACTGCATCGACACGGCCATTGAGGGAAATGTGAACGTCAGCGTTCCCGGGGATAACAGCAAGGAAAAGACGGCGCTTGTCCAGGTCTGGATCGACGCGGTCAAATGATTGATCTTTGACGGTCGCCAGGTCAAGGCCTGAGGCAAGCCCACTGAAGTCTGCGGCGAGAGGAGTGCGAGCGATACTGGACGTCCTATGCGCACCTATCAGGCGGCTCAGTAATAGCAGGCGCACTCCCCGGAGTGGCAGAAGCCGTAGTTGAACCCTGCGTCCACGCACTGTTCTGTGCAGATCTTGTCGCACTCCCACATGGGCGGCCCCTGGTGTGACGTGGCAAGGGCCTGCGTGGCACCCAATGAAACGGCGAACCCCACGGATGCGGCGAGCAATGCCTGAGCGCTCTTCTTCCAGATGCGAATCAAGGTGACCTCTCAAGACTGGGTGGTATGAGGTAGGAAATCTCCGACGAGGAGGAGCCAGTTCCGGAGGAGGCGAGAGCGGGGAGTGAGGCAGCGGCCAGTAAGGAGCGGATCTGAGCTAGGAGCCCTTCACCGGCCATTTCTTCTTCATGTGAGCGAGGCCGCCGGAGACGATCTTCTCGAGGACGGCCATGTCCACGTCGGCGAGCTTGTTGATGTAGAGGCAGCCGCCGTCGCCCATCTTGTGCTTGCCGAGCTTGGCGAAGAGCGCCTGGGTCTCGGCGCCCTCGCCGCCGCCCCAATAGACGGAGAGGCTGGCCTTGCGTGGGGAGAAGCCGACGACGCACGCGTCGCCCTCGCGGCCGGTGTCGTAGGTGTAGTGATACGTGCCGTAGCCGACGATGGTCGGGCCCCACATCTTCGGCTTCCAGCCGGTGACCTTGGCGAAGAGTGCGAGTTTGCGGCGAGTTTTGTGGAATCGAGCTGCATCAGCAACACCGGATCCAGCCAGATGTCCTTTTCAGATCGTCGACGAGCGCGGACTGTTCCATCTGCAGGATGCGGTACTCGCCGGCCCGCGTCTCCACGGGGAGCCGGAGCGTGCCATTGGCCTGTGCGCCGACACCCAGCGTCTGAAGCATGAGCGGGCAGGCCTCGGCCTCGCCCAGGTGCGGCGGGCGCTCCCTAGAACCGGCCGCCGAGCCCCAGCGCGCCGCCCCACCAGACCCCCAGAGGTGCCGCCAGGGACACCCTCGCAAGGAAGCCGTACCCTGCGTGCATCGGCTTATTCCGGGACGGCCCCCAGTACCGGCGTCAAATCCGGATCGGCCTTCTGCATCGCCCGACGATAAGCCGGCCGCGCGCCGATGCGTTGCAGATAGGCCAGGATGTTCGGCCAGGGTGAGAGATCATACGGCTTGAACAGCCGCATCGTCGTCAGCGAGAACACCGTCATGATATCCGCCGCCGTCAACGCTTCACCGGCCAGATAGGGCGCCTCCCCCAGCCGCTTCTCCAACGTCGAGAAGACCCGGTTGAACCGGTCCTTGGCCGCCTGCAGCGGCGCGTTCTTGTCCGAAGGATCGACGCGCTCCAGGCTCCTCACCGTCAAGACGGCCGGTTGCAGCGTCCCGTTCGCGAAGTGGAACCAGTAAAGATAGTCGGTGAAACCGGGCTCGCCGCGCTTCACCGCGAGCCGGCCCGGGCCATAGGTCTGGATCAGATACTCGCAGATCGCCCCGGATTCTCCGAGGACGAGGTCGCCGTCGGTGATGATCGGCGCCGTGCCCATCGGGTGAAGCGCCTTGTATTCCGGCGGGGCCAGCCGGTTGTCGGCCCGGCGCGGATAGCGCTTCAGCTCATAGTCGAGCCCGAGTTCCTCACAGAGCCAGACGATCCGCTCCGATTGCGAACGCCCGAGATGATGCAGCGTCAGCATCTGCTCCCCCTTGCCCGAAGCATTGTCCTGGTCATGGGCGAACCGTAAGCTGCGCGAGTCCGCTCGAAAAGGCGTGCCCGCATACCGGTATGGCGACTACCACCCTCCCCGAATTTCTCCGCGCTCGCCGCGAGCGGCTTCAGCCCGAATCGACCGAGCGGCGTCGCACTCCCGGACTTCGTCGCGAGGAAGTCGCGGCGCGCGCCGGAGTGAGCGTCACCTGGTACACGTGGCTCGAACAAGGCCGCGGCGGCGTGCCGTCCGACGACGTGCTCGAACGCCTCGCTCGCGCACTCGAGCTCGACGCCACGAATCGCGAGATGCTGTTCCTGCTCGCTCACGATCGTCCGCCACCGCGTCGCCCTACGCCACCCGCCGAGGTCACGCCAGCGCTGCAGCGCGTGCTCGACAACCTGCACGTGCCCGCGTTCGTGAAGACGCCAACGTTTCAGATCGTCGCGTGGAATCGCGCCGCCGTGGCGGTGATCGGCGATTACGCCGCGATTCCCGAGCGCGACCGCAACATGCTGCGCCGGGTCTTTCATCCCGAAGCCGCCACGTTCCTGCCGCATGGCGATGACATGCGCCGCACGTGCCTCGCCGCGTTTCGCGTCGACATCGCGCGTGCAGGTGCCTCCGAAGAAGCTGCTGCGCTCGTCGACGAGTTGATGGAGACGAGCGCGGACTTTCGACGGCTGTGGGCCGAGAATGAGCTGCACACGCACGGTGTGCGGTACAGGCGGCTCGTCCGGCCGAATGTCGGCGAGCTCGTGTTCGAGACGTCGGTGTTGTCGGTCGACGGCAGCGACGGCCTCAGCATGTTCGTCTTATCACCGGCGGACGATGCTTCCGCGCGTGGAGTCGACCAGCTGCTCCGCGAGCTTGTCGGGTCGCCCTCGACAAGGTGACCCCACTCCCCTCACGGGAGGATCACCGTCAAGCGCGTCTGCCGCCTCTTCTTGGGAGGGCGGCTTGAGCAGGCGTGTTCCCTACAGGGCCCCCCTCCACGTCAGAGGCCGAGTTCGCGCAGCCCCGGGTGATCCGCCGGGCGCGGGCCCAGGGGCCAGAGAAACTTGCGCTCCGAGGCGGAGAGGGGCACGTCGTTGATGCTCGCCTCGCGCCGGCGCATGAGGCCGTGGTCGTCGAACTCCCATTGCTCGTTCCCATGGGAGCGAAACCAGTGGCCCGCGGCGTCATGCCATTCGTATTGGAAGCGCACCGAGATGCGGTTCTCGTGAAACGCCCAGAGTTCCTTGATGAGCCGGTAGTCGAGTTCCTTCTCCCACTTGCGGGTCAGCAGACCGATGATCTCGGAACGTCCCTGGACGAACTCGGAGCGGTTGCGCCAACGGCTGTCCTGCGTATAGGCCAGCGCCACCCGCTGCGGATCGCGTGAGTTCCACCCGTCCTCGGCCTTGCGGACCTTCTCGACGGCGGTTTCGTAGGTGAAAGGAGGCAGGGGAGGTCGGAGTTCAGACATGAGGCATCTCCTGGGAGGCAGAGAGGAGCCCGTAGGTAATGCCCCCCGCTGCTCTCGCGCAACCTCCAGTCCCCCTCTACTCCGCCAAGAACCGACTTGGTCCCGGAATGCAAGCCCCGCCCCCTTGCTCAGAGGGGAGCGCTTGAGCGCGACGGGTTGTTCTGCATGGAGGCGGCGGGAATCGAAGCCGTGTAGGGGGGAAACCGCCGCACGGGCTTGAGCAGCCGTGTTCCCTCCAGGGCTACGGGGTGGGCACACCGACGTGGCTCTCGGCACTCCCGCACTGCCCTTATCCTTCTGATGCGCTACTTGATCGGGAACATCGTATTTCCAGAGGTCGTCTTGTCGGCGGACACTTCCTCCTGAATCACGTCCCAATGCTCCACGAAGCGCCCGTTCACGACCTTGAAGATGTCGACGGCGATCATGGTCTTGTCGCCCCAACCGACGTAGCGGCCATGAATCATCACAAAATCACCGTCTTCGATGACCAGGCCCGGTTCGTAGCGAAAGTCAGGCTTCAGGCTCGGGATTATCTTGCGGAAGAAGTCCGTCCCGTTCGGCATTCGCGGGTTGTGCTGGATGTATCCGGGGGCCCAATACCTGTCGAGTGCGGTCAGGTCCCTGTGGATGAACAGCGCGGTCATTGCAGACATGACGAGTTCTTTGTTGCTCATTTTTGCCTTTCGAAAACTCTGTTGTGAGGCTGTCGCCGTGGACAGGGGCGCTCGGCTCAGGAGTGCTCGCCGAGAATGCCGAGGTACTCGCCGAGCCGAAGCTCTACCTTGAGTCCATCCTTGGCAAAGTGCTGACCCAGGCGCGCGAAGCTGGCCTGAAATCCGGGTGAGGCCAATGAACTCGAGTACTCCGCGTAGGCAGCAGCGAGGTCCGCGTCCGGGGGCAATGATGCGCGGTTGATTTGACCTTTAGCGGCGGCCACGACCACTTTGTCGAACGAAGCGATCCGGGCCGCGAGCTTATCCACGAACGCGTCTAGCTCGGCGTCCGGTAAACTTCGCGTGACCCAACCATAGCGCTCGGCCAGCTCGGCATCGTAGTCTTGGCTCGTAAGGATCGCCTCGAGACTGCGATCACGCCCGATCAGGCGAGGCAGACGCTCGCTACCCCCGCCACCCGGCAGGATGCCGGTACCGACTTCCGGCTGCCCGAACATGGCCTGCTCGCGGCTCGCATAACGCAGGTCGCACGCCAAAGCGAGTTCGTTGCCCCCTCCGCGCGTTCGCCCACGAATCTTTGCGATGCTAACGAAGGGCGCCTTCGAGAGGCGGATCACCAGATCGACCCACGTCGGGACCACATTCGGCCCTTGAGTGAGCGGAAACTTGGCAGCTTGTCGCAGATCGAAGTGATTAAAAAAGAAGCCTTCGGTGCCGCTCGTGAAAATGACGACCCTGAGTCGTTCGTCCGTCGACAGCTCCATCACGATCTCGTGAAGGCGTGCCACCGTCTCCGGCACGATCACGTTCGCTGGTGCATTGGAGAAAGTGACGGTGGCGATCTTCGGGTTCGACTTGTCCACATTGACAGTACTCTGCTCGCTCATGTTCGCTCCTCTGTGGCTGGATTATCGACCGAGGAACCGATTCACTTCGGCCGCGAACTCCTCCGGGTACTGGAACAAGAAGGCGTGTCCTGCGTCCGGGTAGATGCGCAGCTGCGCGTTCGGAATGTGCTTGGCCAGCAAAGAGGTGTTCGCCGTCGGCACCATGATGTCGTTGTCTCCATTGGCGACCAACGTCGGCTGTTTGATTGCGGCGAGGCGTGAGAGCTTCGACGCGTCCGGGACTCCCCAAGTCGAGATCGCGGTCAGATGCGCGTTGACCGTGTCTCGGGTGACCGGGAGATCTCTGTCGACCTGACGCAGGCGGAGGCGTTGGATGAACTCCCGACCCTTGGAGCGACTCGACTCGGACTTCTCGAAGAAGAGGGTGAGTATCGCGTCGGCGTCGATCTTCTCTCGCAGCGCAACCTCGAGCACCTCGGGCACATACATGTGCATGCCCTCGCCCCCCTGAGGCCCCGTCCCCGCGAGCACCAGGCGGCGCACCTGATGCGGTCTCATCAAGGCGAACTCCTGCGCCACGAAGCCACCGAGCGAGAAGCCCAGAAGGTCGACGCGCGGCAGCTTGAGCGCATCGACGAAGGCGATGGCTCCATGGGCCATCTCCGTGACTGTGTCAGGCGTCTTGCCGCTCGAGCCGCCGACACCGACGTTGTCGACCAGAATCACCTCGCGCTGCTCGGCGAGCGCGTCCACGAGCGCGGGATCCCAGTTGTCGAGGTTGGCTCGATAGTGAACGAAGCACACCAGCGGGGCCGCCGAGCCGTCGGTCTTTCCGAACCGTCGATAGGCGTACTTCACCCCGTTCGCTGCTTCGACTGTCAGATTCGCAGCGTTCGCTTGCCCGACCTTCGTCATGATTCGTTCCTCATCCATGTCTCGTTGAACTTCGTTCTGCTGCAACATCGCAACCGCAGGCCGGATTTGCCATTGGCGGCATCGACAAGATTCGGTCTATTCTTGCCAGATGTTCGTACACCTGATCCTCGAAGGCTTCGCCGACAGCTCGCTGGGTGTGGCGCTCGACGTCGTCGGTACCGCGGCACACCTCAGCAACTCCGGGCGCGCTCCGATGCCTCGCGGCGGGAAAGCGCTGCTCCAGCGAGTGGTGTCACTCGACGGCGAGCCGGTGCGTTCGGCGGCTGGGCGATTGGTCGCGGTGGACGGCGCATTCAGCGTTCCCGCCCTCCGCGAGGGAGATGTCGTCCTCGTGCCGGGCATCTTCTCGGCAAGCGCGCGAACCATCGAGCAGTTCCTGGCTCGGGAGGACATCCGCCGCGCCGCCGAGCTGCTCGCGAAGGTCGTCGGCAAGGGTGTGATGGTCGCGGCGTCGTGCTCCGCCACGTTCGTACTCGCCGCGTCGGGCGTCCTCGACGGGCGATCCGCGACGACGTCGTGGTGGCTCGCGCCCGAGTTCGCGCGGCGGTTCCCGAAGGTCTCGCTCTCCAGCGATCACATGGTCGTCGACGAAGGGAAAATCATCACGGCGGGCGCGGCGCTGGCCCACATCGACCTCGTGCTCGCGGTCGTCGCGCGGATGGTGGGTCCTTCGTTGCCGCATCTCGTGGCGCGCTATCTCGTGCTCGACGAGCGGCCGTCCCAGGCTCGCTACGTCGTGCTCGAGCATCTTCGAGCGAATGACCCAGCGCTCCTCGAGGTCGAGCGGTTCATCATCGAGAACGTCGACCGTCAGCTCTCGCTCGAGGAGCTTGCACGCGTGGCTCGGGTATCACCGCGGACGCTCGCTCGCCGCGTCCACACGAGCCTGAGCATGACACCGCAGGAGTTCGTGCAGCGCCTGCGCGTGCGCCGAGCGATCCATCTCCTCGAAACGACCCGCTACTCGGTCGACGACATCGCCGCGCGGGTGGGCTACGCCGACGCAGCGGCCTTTCGCCGCGTCTTCCGCCGCTACGCGGGGGAGTCCCCTCGGCGACTCCGCGGGCAAGGCTAAGTGCCTCTCTCGGTAGGAAGTGGGAGGTGCTCGTCGGACGGATACGAGCGTGCCGCCCGGCTCCTTATGATTCACCTGCACCCCCGCCGCCTCCTGGTAGCCCAGCAGCAGCGACAGGCAGGTGACGCCGAACCGTACGGACACCGGCTCGCTGAACGCCCCCGCCACCACCGGATGGGGGTGTCCGCGCGTGAGACGGGTGCATGAGCACCGTCCCCCCTCCGGGTGTGCTGACCGGGCCGCAAGGTGATACACTCCCGGGTGTGGTCCAGAAGCTTCGTCGTCGAGGAAGGACCTGTGGGGATGATCGGTATCCCTCGAATCGCCAAGCTCTCGCTGGAGCAGCGCGCTCCGCGAGCCCTCGTGATGCAGCTGATTCTGTCAGCCCTCCTGCTGGCCGCAGCGCCCTATGCCGCATCCATGGAGCCATTCCAACGCATCTTCATCGACGGCTCTTACGACGCGCCTCACTCTCAGGATCCGTTGTTCCTAGCGAAGGCCGGGCTCGTCGCTGGCGGTCTGCTGATCCCGGTTGTCTCTGTCCTGTTGACCGTCACCTCATGGAGGCGGTGGACGACGCACCCGGGTCCTGCGCTGCTTCAGTCGGCGCTGCTGCTCCTCACATTCGTCGTGGGGTGGCGGAACTATCCCTATTGGGCGACTGGCGTGTACCGGGCCTACATCAGCCATCGGGGGAGTCCGCATCTCGATCCCGCCGGGCTGATTCCAGCCACCTGGATCGACCCGCTATGGGGTTGCGTGGTGCTGCTCCTGTACCCCATCACCGCAGTCGCGGTGCTGCTCCTCGGCGCCTGTCTCTTCCACGAGCGGAAGCGGATGAACGATGAGTTCTTTTACGGAGCGCTGACAGCTCTCCTCGGGGCAATGGGCGCGTTCGCCTCCACGCCGGATTACATGGTCTGGTTCCTGGACTGAGCGAGCAGCTCAGCCGGCCTCCGTAGCGCCGCTCAATCCTCTCGGCGGTGGGGATCCCGGCGAGCCTCGAGTTCCCGGATCCGCTCGCGCGCCTCGTCCCCCTCGGGGATCGGCCGGCCGATGTCGCTCCATTGCACTGCCGCCTTGAAGCCCTCCGCCTGCGCATAGCGGCGGAACCACATCCCCTCCAGGTTGTGCCGGGTGAGGCCATCGAACAGGGTCGCCAGAGACGTATGCGGCGTTCAGACGGCTGGGCCGTGCTGATGAACTTCGGCTCCGGGCACTACCAGTCGGCCGCGTCCGCACCTCATTTCCGGTAACCCTCGGGCATGGTGGAGGCGGCGGGAATCGAACCCGCCGCTTGAAACCTTTGACGAGGGGGCGTACCAGCGCAGGCGGCCGGAGCAGTGGTTCTGGATGCACAACCGCTGGCCGAAAGAGGTGTGGGTGAAAGCGGCAGTGCTGGGCTAGGAGCCCTTCACCGGCCATTTCTTCTTCATGTGAGCGAGGCCGCCGGAGACGATCTTCTCGAGGACGGCCATGTCCACGTCGGCGAGCTTGTTGATGTAGAGGCAGCCGCCGTCGCCCATCTTGTGCTTGCCGAGCTTGGCGAAGAGCGCCTGGGTCTCGGTGCCCTCGCCGCCGCCCCAATAGACGGAGAGGCTGGCCTTGCGTGGGGAGAAGCCGACGACGCACGCGTCGCCCTCGCGGCCGGTGTCGTAGGTGTAGTGATACGTGCCGTAGCCGACGATGGTCGGGCCCCACATCTTCGGCTTCCAGCCGGTGACCTTGGCGAAGAGTTTGAGGAGCTGTTCGGCGTCCTTGCGGCGCATGTCGTTTTCGACGGCGGCGATGAAGTCCTTGACGCTGACGGCTGTCGGCTTGGTCTTGATGTCCTTGGCGTTGGCCATGTCGCTCCCCGCTAATTTGCGGCGAGTTTCGTGGAATCGAGCTGCATCAGCAACACCGGATCCCCGTCATTGCTGGTCACCGGCTCCTGGACGGACCGCCCCTGGGAGTCGGTCCGCAGGGTGTCCACTTCATGCAGGATGCGGTACTCGCCGGCCCGCGTCTCCACGGGGAGCCGCAGCGTGCCATTGGCCTGTGCGCCGACCCCCAGCGTCTGAAGCATGAGCGGGCAGGCCTCGGCCTCGC
Coding sequences within:
- a CDS encoding GlxA family transcriptional regulator; the encoded protein is MFVHLILEGFADSSLGVALDVVGTAAHLSNSGRAPMPRGGKALLQRVVSLDGEPVRSAAGRLVAVDGAFSVPALREGDVVLVPGIFSASARTIEQFLAREDIRRAAELLAKVVGKGVMVAASCSATFVLAASGVLDGRSATTSWWLAPEFARRFPKVSLSSDHMVVDEGKIITAGAALAHIDLVLAVVARMVGPSLPHLVARYLVLDERPSQARYVVLEHLRANDPALLEVERFIIENVDRQLSLEELARVARVSPRTLARRVHTSLSMTPQEFVQRLRVRRAIHLLETTRYSVDDIAARVGYADAAAFRRVFRRYAGESPRRLRGQG
- a CDS encoding DUF1801 domain-containing protein, whose protein sequence is MANAKDIKTKPTAVSVKDFIAAVENDMRRKDAEQLLKLFAKVTGWKPKMWGPTIVGYGTYHYTYDTGREGDACVVGFSPRKASLSVYWGGGEGTETQALFAKLGKHKMGDGGCLYINKLADVDMAVLEKIVSGGLAHMKKKWPVKGS
- a CDS encoding helix-turn-helix transcriptional regulator — encoded protein: MATTTLPEFLRARRERLQPESTERRRTPGLRREEVAARAGVSVTWYTWLEQGRGGVPSDDVLERLARALELDATNREMLFLLAHDRPPPRRPTPPAEVTPALQRVLDNLHVPAFVKTPTFQIVAWNRAAVAVIGDYAAIPERDRNMLRRVFHPEAATFLPHGDDMRRTCLAAFRVDIARAGASEEAAALVDELMETSADFRRLWAENELHTHGVRYRRLVRPNVGELVFETSVLSVDGSDGLSMFVLSPADDASARGVDQLLRELVGSPSTR
- a CDS encoding enoyl-CoA hydratase/isomerase family protein — translated: MSEQSTVNVDKSNPKIATVTFSNAPANVIVPETVARLHEIVMELSTDERLRVVIFTSGTEGFFFNHFDLRQAAKFPLTQGPNVVPTWVDLVIRLSKAPFVSIAKIRGRTRGGGNELALACDLRYASREQAMFGQPEVGTGILPGGGGSERLPRLIGRDRSLEAILTSQDYDAELAERYGWVTRSLPDAELDAFVDKLAARIASFDKVVVAAAKGQINRASLPPDADLAAAYAEYSSSLASPGFQASFARLGQHFAKDGLKVELRLGEYLGILGEHS
- a CDS encoding DUF1801 domain-containing protein, with protein sequence MWGPTIVGYGTYHYTYDTGREGDACVVGFSPRKASLSVYWGGGEGAETQALFAKLGKHKMGDGGCLYINKLADVDMAVLEKIVSGGLAHMKKKWPVKGS
- a CDS encoding alpha/beta fold hydrolase, which codes for MTKVGQANAANLTVEAANGVKYAYRRFGKTDGSAAPLVCFVHYRANLDNWDPALVDALAEQREVILVDNVGVGGSSGKTPDTVTEMAHGAIAFVDALKLPRVDLLGFSLGGFVAQEFALMRPHQVRRLVLAGTGPQGGEGMHMYVPEVLEVALREKIDADAILTLFFEKSESSRSKGREFIQRLRLRQVDRDLPVTRDTVNAHLTAISTWGVPDASKLSRLAAIKQPTLVANGDNDIMVPTANTSLLAKHIPNAQLRIYPDAGHAFLFQYPEEFAAEVNRFLGR
- a CDS encoding glutathione S-transferase family protein, encoding MLTLHHLGRSQSERIVWLCEELGLDYELKRYPRRADNRLAPPEYKALHPMGTAPIITDGDLVLGESGAICEYLIQTYGPGRLAVKRGEPGFTDYLYWFHFANGTLQPAVLTVRSLERVDPSDKNAPLQAAKDRFNRVFSTLEKRLGEAPYLAGEALTAADIMTVFSLTTMRLFKPYDLSPWPNILAYLQRIGARPAYRRAMQKADPDLTPVLGAVPE
- a CDS encoding DUF1348 family protein, with protein sequence MSELRPPLPPFTYETAVEKVRKAEDGWNSRDPQRVALAYTQDSRWRNRSEFVQGRSEIIGLLTRKWEKELDYRLIKELWAFHENRISVRFQYEWHDAAGHWFRSHGNEQWEFDDHGLMRRREASINDVPLSASERKFLWPLGPRPADHPGLRELGL
- a CDS encoding nuclear transport factor 2 family protein, with translation MSNKELVMSAMTALFIHRDLTALDRYWAPGYIQHNPRMPNGTDFFRKIIPSLKPDFRYEPGLVIEDGDFVMIHGRYVGWGDKTMIAVDIFKVVNGRFVEHWDVIQEEVSADKTTSGNTMFPIK